In Desulfomicrobium macestii, the genomic window GAACTTCAGGGGATTGGTGGACTCGATCTCGCTGAAGACCTCGTAGATGGAGCCGGGATCGAAGATGTTGTGCAGATACCACTGGTATTCCATGGGAAAATGGTGCCCGCAGAAGCTGCACACTCCGGCCCACTCCCCGAAGAGATCCGGGGCCCACTGGTCAAGGCATCCGTGCACGGCGGTGTTGGGGCAGACCACGGCCCGGTCAAGCTTGGCCTGGGGGCTGACGTACTGCCACTTGCCGCTGTTCAGCGCGCCGTCGTCCCAGGTGGACAGGGAGGTCAATCCGGCCTTGTCCACGTCCTTCTTGGCCTTGCCGAAGGACAGCTTGGACATCACGTTCTTCCAATACCGCGAAGAGCGGCCGACCACGACCTGCATCTCCGCGTGCACGTCCTCGGCCAGCTCCGTGACCTTCTTGTGCTGCTTGCCGAAGAGATCGTAGCGGAAATAGGAGTACAGGGAGGATATGAACTCACTGGTCCAGTCGCTGCTCCGGCTGAGCCAGTGGCGTTTGTCCAGGTAGGCGTCCTGGGCCATGCGACGGAATTTCATGTAGCGGGTCCAGAGCAGACGCTCCTTGGCCCGGCTGTCGAGGCTCCAACGCACGTAAACGTCCGCGCCCTTGTGACGCCGCAGCGCAAGGGACCGGAAAAAGCGCATACCCCGGACGTTCAGGACAATCTCGTCCGTCGAAGAGACCACGGATTTGCGCAGCTTGCGGAAGAAGTCGTAATGCTCGGGCCGCGCGCCAAGCTCGGGCTCGCCTATTTTCCAGTCCACGAAACCCATGGCGCGGTTGTCGTCCGCCGTCATCTTGAGCTGCCTGGCGCAGTGTTCGATGAGCTTCGGGTCGGCGCGCTGTCCGCCGCGCAGGCGGCCTTCGATGGCGGCCGCGCCCTCGGGCGAAATGACCGAATAGTAGCCATGCGACATCATGATGCGCGTGTCGGCAAGGCCGATGGCCTCGGCTCCGCCGGACCCGCCTTCGGAAATGACCGCCACGATGGGCACCTTGAGACCGGCCATGTCATAGAGGTTGTCGGCAATCTGCTGCGCCGCGCCGGGATAGTCCTCGATGGGGTAGGAGCCCGGTGTGAAGATATAGGTGTGGATCGGAATGTTCTCGGTCTCGGCGACCTTCATGTAGTACAGAGCCTTGGCGTTGCCCCAGGGTTTGACGGAACCGCCGTTGCGGAACTCCTGGCCGTGCCCCTTTTCCTGGCCAATGACCATGACTGCCTGGTTGTGGACCTTGTTGCCTCGCCTG contains:
- a CDS encoding carboxyl transferase domain-containing protein, whose amino-acid sequence is MDIEKRIQELRDRLKYILDIFGPDENTNVIMLEAKLGEYVAREPGLPKQEAIRQLETLEELFRFLEKKLERELTPMNKVRIVRHPQRICLKDILENVYDNYTEIGGQDEYSIDPSMLIARAYITRRRGNKVHNQAVMVIGQEKGHGQEFRNGGSVKPWGNAKALYYMKVAETENIPIHTYIFTPGSYPIEDYPGAAQQIADNLYDMAGLKVPIVAVISEGGSGGAEAIGLADTRIMMSHGYYSVISPEGAAAIEGRLRGGQRADPKLIEHCARQLKMTADDNRAMGFVDWKIGEPELGARPEHYDFFRKLRKSVVSSTDEIVLNVRGMRFFRSLALRRHKGADVYVRWSLDSRAKERLLWTRYMKFRRMAQDAYLDKRHWLSRSSDWTSEFISSLYSYFRYDLFGKQHKKVTELAEDVHAEMQVVVGRSSRYWKNVMSKLSFGKAKKDVDKAGLTSLSTWDDGALNSGKWQYVSPQAKLDRAVVCPNTAVHGCLDQWAPDLFGEWAGVCSFCGHHFPMEYQWYLHNIFDPGSIYEVFSEIESTNPLKFEGFDLKLDEAKRKTGHKCGCMTFEARIEGTSVMVAMFMGAFRGGSVGAAEGEKFIRAMERARKKQLPFLSYVHGTAGIRIQEGVNGVIQMPRCTMAVRRYTEAGGLYLVLYDTNSYAGPVASFLGCSPYQFSVRSANIGFAGPGVIKETTGMDIPPNYHNAYQALARGHIQGIWDRREIRGNLVQSLQTMGGRNLYYR